A portion of the Citrobacter rodentium NBRC 105723 = DSM 16636 genome contains these proteins:
- the aaeA gene encoding p-hydroxybenzoic acid efflux pump subunit AaeA: MKTLTRKLSRTAITLVLVILAFIAIFRAWVYYTESPWTRDARFSADVVAIAPDVSGLITHVEVHDNQLVKKDQVLFTIDQPRYKKALEEAEADVAYYQVLAQEKRQEASRRNRLGVQAMSREEIDQANNVLQTVLHQLAKAQATRDLAKLDLERTVIRAPADGWVTNLNVYTGEFITRGSTAVALVKKNSFYVLAYMEETKLEGVRPGYRAEITPLGSNTVLKGTVDSVAAGVTNASSTRDDKGMATIDSNLEWVRLAQRVPVRIRLDSQQENLWPAGTTATVVVTGERDRDASNDSFFRKMAHRLREFG, from the coding sequence GTGAAAACGTTAACAAGAAAACTCTCCCGTACGGCCATTACCCTCGTTCTGGTCATCCTGGCATTTATCGCTATTTTTCGCGCCTGGGTCTATTACACCGAATCGCCGTGGACGCGCGACGCGCGCTTCAGCGCCGACGTGGTTGCCATCGCGCCGGATGTTTCCGGGCTGATTACCCACGTCGAGGTGCATGATAATCAGCTGGTGAAGAAAGATCAGGTGCTGTTTACCATCGACCAGCCGCGCTATAAAAAAGCGCTGGAAGAGGCGGAAGCCGACGTTGCCTACTACCAGGTATTGGCGCAGGAAAAACGTCAGGAGGCCAGTCGCCGTAACCGTCTTGGCGTGCAGGCGATGTCGCGTGAAGAGATAGACCAGGCGAATAACGTGCTGCAAACCGTCCTGCATCAGCTTGCTAAAGCGCAGGCGACCCGCGATCTGGCAAAACTGGATCTTGAGCGTACCGTGATTCGCGCTCCGGCCGACGGCTGGGTGACCAACCTCAACGTCTATACCGGCGAGTTTATCACCCGCGGCTCCACCGCCGTGGCGTTGGTGAAAAAGAACTCCTTCTACGTGCTGGCCTATATGGAAGAGACCAAGCTTGAAGGCGTGCGTCCGGGCTATCGCGCGGAAATTACCCCGCTCGGCAGCAATACGGTGCTGAAAGGTACGGTAGACAGCGTGGCGGCGGGCGTCACCAACGCCAGCAGCACGCGCGACGACAAAGGAATGGCGACCATTGATTCTAACCTTGAATGGGTGCGTCTGGCGCAGCGTGTGCCGGTGCGCATTCGTCTCGACAGCCAGCAGGAGAACCTGTGGCCCGCCGGAACTACCGCGACCGTGGTGGTCACCGGTGAACGGGATCGGGATGCCAGTAACGACTCCTTCTTTCGTAAAATGGCGCACCGCCTGCGCGAGTTTGGTTAA
- a CDS encoding NAD-dependent succinate-semialdehyde dehydrogenase: MQTLQENELFQTGYLVDGLWKTLDTTFDVLNPATGETIAKVAKAGKQQTEEAIAAASKAFPGWRAKTAKERSAILYRWYELIIENKAWLARLMTTEQGKPLKEAEGEVEYAASFIQWFAEQAKRANGEIIPPIKPGSRILATREPVGVVAAITPWNFPMAMLTRKLGPALAAGCTGVIKPANNTPLSAFALLTLAKKAGVPDGVLNAVAGNTQEISDAIMASHEVRKISFTGSTAVGKTLVRNAAETMKKVSMELGGNAPYIVFDDADIDAAVQGAIANKFRNAGQVCVSVNRFYIQETVYDEFTRKLADAVQALKVGNGLEDGVVVGPLIEPSAVDKVREHVEDAVAKGAKVLAGGQAHASGGNFWQPTVLGECSDGMKLASEETFGPVAACFRFTSEEEVIQRANNTPFGLAAYFYSQNLQRVFRVSQAIESGMIGINECAVSTELGPFGGVKESGLGREGSVLGLDEFLEVKTLHIGGL; the protein is encoded by the coding sequence ATGCAAACGCTCCAGGAGAACGAACTGTTTCAGACGGGATATCTGGTTGATGGGCTGTGGAAAACGCTGGATACCACTTTTGATGTCCTTAACCCGGCGACCGGTGAAACGATCGCGAAGGTGGCAAAAGCGGGCAAACAGCAGACCGAAGAGGCGATAGCCGCCGCCAGCAAGGCCTTTCCCGGCTGGCGGGCGAAAACGGCGAAAGAGCGCTCGGCGATTCTGTATCGCTGGTATGAACTGATTATTGAAAATAAAGCCTGGCTGGCGCGTCTGATGACCACAGAGCAGGGCAAGCCGTTAAAAGAGGCGGAGGGTGAAGTTGAGTACGCCGCCAGCTTTATCCAGTGGTTTGCGGAACAGGCGAAACGCGCCAATGGCGAAATCATCCCGCCGATCAAGCCGGGGTCACGTATTCTGGCCACGCGCGAACCGGTTGGCGTAGTAGCGGCCATCACGCCGTGGAATTTCCCGATGGCGATGCTGACGCGAAAACTCGGCCCGGCGCTGGCGGCTGGCTGTACCGGCGTTATTAAACCCGCCAATAACACGCCTCTCAGCGCTTTTGCGCTGCTTACCCTGGCGAAGAAAGCGGGCGTGCCGGATGGCGTCTTAAACGCCGTGGCGGGAAATACGCAGGAGATCAGCGACGCGATTATGGCCAGCCATGAAGTGCGTAAAATTTCCTTTACCGGTTCGACGGCGGTAGGGAAAACGCTGGTGCGTAACGCGGCGGAAACCATGAAGAAGGTGTCAATGGAGCTTGGCGGCAATGCGCCATACATCGTCTTTGACGATGCCGATATCGATGCCGCCGTACAGGGGGCGATCGCCAATAAATTCCGTAACGCCGGGCAGGTGTGCGTCAGCGTCAATCGCTTTTATATTCAGGAAACGGTATACGACGAATTCACCCGCAAGCTGGCCGACGCCGTGCAGGCGCTGAAGGTGGGCAACGGTCTGGAGGATGGCGTGGTGGTCGGTCCGCTTATCGAGCCGTCTGCGGTCGATAAAGTGCGTGAACACGTTGAGGATGCGGTAGCGAAAGGGGCGAAAGTGCTGGCTGGCGGCCAGGCGCATGCGTCAGGCGGCAACTTCTGGCAGCCGACGGTGCTGGGCGAGTGCAGCGACGGGATGAAACTGGCGAGCGAAGAAACCTTCGGCCCGGTTGCCGCCTGCTTCCGCTTTACCAGCGAAGAGGAGGTGATCCAGCGGGCGAACAACACGCCGTTTGGCCTCGCCGCCTACTTTTATTCGCAAAACCTGCAGCGGGTGTTCCGCGTCTCTCAGGCGATTGAAAGCGGCATGATCGGCATTAACGAGTGCGCGGTGTCCACTGAACTGGGGCCGTTTGGCGGCGTGAAGGAGTCAGGGCTGGGACGTGAAGGATCGGTGCTGGGGCTGGACGAATTTCTGGAAGTGAAAACCCTGCATATTGGCGGCCTGTAG
- the tldD gene encoding metalloprotease TldD, giving the protein MSLNLVSEQLLAANGLKHQDLFTILGQLAERRLDYGDLYFQSSYHESWVLEDRIIKDGSYNIDQGVGVRAISGEKTGFAYADQISLQALTQSAQAARTIVRDSGDGKVKTLGAVEHSALYTAVDPLQSMSREEKLDILRRVDKAARDADKRVQEVTASLTGVYELILVAATDGTLAADVRPLVRLSVSVLVEEDGKRERGASGGGGRFGYEWFLADLNGEVRADAWAKEAVRMALVNLSAVAAPAGTLPVVLGAGWPGVLLHEAVGHGLEGDFNRRGTSVFSGQIGELVASELCTVVDDGTMVDRRGSVAIDDEGTPGQYNVLIENGILKGYMQDKLNARLMGVAPTGNGRRESYAHLPMPRMTNTYMLAGNSTPQEIIESVEYGIYAPNFGGGQVDITSGKFVFSTSEAYLIKNGKVTKPVKGATLIGSGIEAMQQISMVGNDLKLDNGVGVCGKEGQSLPVGVGQPTLKVDNLTVGGTA; this is encoded by the coding sequence ATGAGTCTGAACCTGGTAAGTGAACAATTGCTTGCAGCGAACGGCCTGAAACATCAGGACCTGTTTACCATTCTCGGCCAACTGGCCGAACGCCGTCTCGATTACGGCGACCTCTATTTTCAGTCGAGCTATCACGAATCCTGGGTTTTAGAAGACCGCATCATTAAGGATGGTTCTTATAATATCGATCAGGGCGTGGGCGTTCGCGCCATCAGCGGCGAAAAAACCGGCTTTGCCTATGCCGATCAGATCAGCCTGCAGGCGCTTACGCAAAGCGCGCAGGCAGCGCGTACCATTGTGAGAGACAGCGGCGACGGGAAAGTGAAAACGCTGGGCGCGGTTGAGCATTCCGCCCTGTATACCGCCGTGGATCCGCTGCAGAGCATGTCCCGTGAGGAGAAGCTTGATATTCTGCGTCGCGTGGATAAAGCGGCGCGTGACGCCGACAAGCGGGTGCAGGAAGTGACTGCCAGCCTGACCGGTGTCTATGAGCTGATCCTTGTGGCGGCCACGGACGGAACGCTGGCGGCGGATGTCCGTCCGCTGGTGCGCCTTTCGGTCAGCGTGCTGGTGGAAGAAGACGGTAAACGCGAGCGCGGCGCCAGCGGCGGCGGCGGTCGTTTCGGCTATGAGTGGTTCCTCGCCGATCTCAATGGCGAAGTTCGCGCTGACGCATGGGCGAAAGAAGCGGTGCGCATGGCGCTGGTCAACCTGTCTGCCGTTGCCGCGCCTGCGGGCACGCTGCCGGTCGTGCTTGGCGCCGGCTGGCCGGGCGTTCTGCTGCATGAAGCGGTAGGACACGGTCTGGAGGGCGACTTTAACCGTCGCGGCACCTCGGTATTCAGCGGACAAATTGGCGAGCTGGTCGCTTCTGAACTGTGTACCGTGGTGGATGACGGCACGATGGTCGATCGCCGCGGTTCAGTGGCTATTGACGACGAAGGAACGCCAGGCCAGTACAACGTGCTGATTGAAAACGGTATACTGAAAGGTTACATGCAGGACAAGCTGAATGCGCGTCTGATGGGCGTTGCGCCAACCGGTAACGGGCGTCGTGAATCCTACGCGCATCTGCCGATGCCGCGTATGACCAACACCTACATGCTGGCGGGCAACTCCACGCCGCAGGAGATTATTGAATCCGTTGAATATGGCATCTACGCACCGAACTTTGGCGGCGGCCAGGTGGATATCACCTCCGGTAAGTTTGTCTTCTCCACCTCGGAAGCGTACCTGATCAAAAACGGAAAGGTGACGAAGCCGGTGAAAGGCGCGACGCTGATCGGCTCCGGCATTGAGGCGATGCAGCAGATTTCGATGGTGGGCAACGATCTGAAGCTGGATAACGGCGTCGGCGTCTGCGGCAAAGAGGGCCAGAGCCTGCCGGTTGGCGTTGGTCAGCCGACGTTGAAGGTCGATAACCTGACCGTTGGCGGCACCGCCTGA
- a CDS encoding barstar family protein, producing MNIYTFDFDEIEDQNDFYREFTQMFGLDNEKVNDLDALWDIVMSEKLPLPLEIEFVHLPDKLRRRYGALILLFDEAEEELEGQLRFNVRH from the coding sequence ATGAACATCTATACATTTGATTTTGATGAAATTGAGGATCAGAACGACTTCTATCGGGAGTTTACGCAGATGTTCGGCCTGGACAACGAAAAGGTGAACGACCTCGACGCGTTATGGGACATCGTGATGAGTGAAAAGCTACCGCTTCCGCTGGAGATCGAATTTGTTCATCTCCCCGACAAACTGCGCAGACGCTACGGCGCGCTGATTTTGCTGTTTGATGAGGCGGAAGAAGAACTGGAAGGGCAGTTGCGGTTTAACGTCCGCCATTGA
- the aaeX gene encoding p-hydroxybenzoic acid efflux pump operon protein AaeX, with amino-acid sequence MSLFPVIVVFGLSFPPIFFELLLSLAIFWLVRRVLVPTGIYDFVWHPALFNTALYCCLFYLISRLFV; translated from the coding sequence ATGAGTCTCTTTCCCGTTATCGTGGTGTTTGGTTTGTCCTTCCCACCGATATTTTTTGAATTGCTTCTGTCACTGGCGATTTTCTGGCTGGTACGTCGGGTGCTGGTGCCCACGGGCATCTATGATTTTGTCTGGCATCCGGCGTTGTTTAATACCGCGCTGTATTGCTGTCTCTTTTACTTAATATCGCGCCTGTTCGTTTGA
- the tnpB gene encoding IS66 family insertion sequence element accessory protein TnpB (TnpB, as the term is used for proteins encoded by IS66 family insertion elements, is considered an accessory protein, since TnpC, encoded by a neighboring gene, is a DDE family transposase.): MISLPAGSRIWLVAGITDMRNGFNGLASKVQNVLKDDPFSGHLFIFRGRRGDQIKVLWADSDGLCLFTKRLERGRFIWPVTRDGKVHLTPAQLSMLLEGINWKHPKRTERAGIRI, encoded by the coding sequence ATGATATCTCTCCCTGCAGGTTCGCGTATCTGGCTGGTTGCAGGTATCACCGATATGCGAAATGGCTTTAACGGCCTGGCATCAAAAGTTCAGAACGTCCTGAAGGATGACCCGTTCTCCGGACACCTGTTCATCTTCCGCGGACGCCGGGGTGACCAGATAAAAGTGTTGTGGGCTGACAGTGACGGACTGTGCCTCTTCACCAAACGCCTGGAGCGGGGCCGCTTCATCTGGCCAGTCACCCGTGACGGCAAGGTGCACCTTACTCCGGCTCAGTTATCCATGCTTCTTGAAGGTATCAACTGGAAGCACCCGAAACGAACGGAACGCGCTGGAATCCGCATATAA
- a CDS encoding IS66-like element ISCro1 family transposase, which yields MDTSLAHENARLRALLQTQQDTIRQMAEYNRLLSQRVAAYASEINRLKALVAKLQRMQFGKSSEKLRAKTERQIQDAQERISALQEEMAETLGEQYDPALPSALRQSSARKPLPASLPRETRVIRPEEECCPACGGELSSLGCDVSEQLELISSAFKVIETQRPKLACCRCDHIVQAPVPSKPIARSYAGAGLLAHVVTGKYADHLPLYRQSEIYRRQGVELSRATLGRWTGAVAELLEPLYDVLRQYVLMPGKVHADDIPVPVQEPGSGKTRTARLWVYVRDDRNAGSQMPPAVWFAYSPDRKGIHPQNHLSGYSGVLQADAYGGYRALYESGRITEAACMAHARRKIHDVHARAPTDITTEALQRIGELYAIEAEVRGCSAEQRLAARKARAASLMQSLYDWIQTQMKTLSRHSDTAKAFAYLLKQWDSLNVYCSNGWVEIDNNIAENALRGVAVGRKNWLFAGSDSGGEHAAVLYSLIGTCRLNNVEPEKWLRYVIEHIQDWPANRVRDLLPWKVDLSSQ from the coding sequence ATGGACACCTCACTTGCTCATGAGAACGCCCGCCTGCGGGCACTGTTGCAGACGCAACAGGACACCATCCGCCAGATGGCCGAATACAACCGCCTGCTCTCACAGCGGGTGGCGGCTTATGCTTCCGAAATCAACCGGCTGAAGGCGCTGGTTGCGAAACTGCAACGTATGCAGTTCGGTAAAAGCTCAGAAAAACTTCGCGCAAAAACCGAACGGCAGATACAGGATGCACAGGAGAGAATCAGCGCACTTCAGGAAGAAATGGCTGAAACGCTGGGTGAGCAATATGACCCGGCACTGCCATCCGCCCTGCGCCAGTCTTCAGCCCGTAAACCGTTACCGGCCTCACTTCCCCGTGAAACCCGGGTTATCCGGCCGGAAGAGGAATGCTGTCCTGCCTGTGGTGGTGAACTCAGTTCTCTGGGATGTGATGTGTCAGAGCAACTGGAGCTTATCAGCAGCGCCTTTAAGGTTATCGAAACACAACGTCCGAAACTGGCCTGTTGCCGGTGCGACCATATCGTGCAGGCACCAGTACCTTCAAAACCCATTGCACGCAGTTATGCCGGAGCGGGGCTTCTGGCCCATGTTGTCACCGGGAAATATGCAGACCATCTGCCGTTATACCGCCAGTCAGAAATATACCGTCGTCAGGGAGTGGAGCTGAGCCGTGCCACACTGGGGCGCTGGACAGGTGCTGTTGCTGAACTGCTGGAGCCGCTGTATGACGTCCTGCGCCAGTATGTGCTGATGCCCGGTAAAGTCCATGCTGATGATATCCCCGTCCCGGTCCAGGAGCCGGGCAGCGGTAAAACCCGGACAGCCCGGCTGTGGGTCTACGTCCGTGATGACCGTAACGCCGGTTCACAGATGCCCCCGGCGGTCTGGTTCGCGTACAGCCCGGACCGGAAAGGCATACATCCACAGAATCACCTGTCCGGTTACAGCGGAGTGCTTCAGGCCGATGCTTACGGTGGCTACCGGGCGTTATACGAATCCGGCAGAATAACGGAAGCCGCGTGTATGGCCCATGCCCGGAGAAAAATCCACGATGTGCATGCAAGAGCGCCAACCGATATCACCACGGAAGCCCTGCAGCGTATCGGTGAACTGTATGCCATCGAAGCAGAAGTCCGGGGATGTTCAGCAGAACAGCGTCTGGCGGCAAGAAAAGCCAGAGCTGCGTCACTGATGCAGTCACTGTATGACTGGATACAGACTCAGATGAAAACACTGTCGCGTCACTCGGATACGGCAAAAGCGTTCGCATACCTGCTGAAACAGTGGGATAGCCTGAACGTGTACTGCAGTAATGGCTGGGTGGAAATCGACAACAACATCGCAGAGAACGCCTTAAGGGGAGTGGCCGTAGGCCGGAAAAACTGGCTGTTCGCGGGTTCTGACAGCGGTGGCGAACATGCGGCGGTGTTGTACTCGCTGATCGGCACATGCCGTCTGAACAATGTGGAGCCAGAAAAATGGCTGCGTTACGTCATTGAGCATATCCAGGACTGGCCGGCAAATCGGGTACGCGATCTGTTGCCCTGGAAAGTTGATCTGAGCTCTCAGTAA
- the aaeB gene encoding p-hydroxybenzoic acid efflux pump subunit AaeB codes for MGIFSIANQHLRFAVKLASAIVLALFVGFHFQLETPRWAVLTAAIVAAGPAFAAGGEPYSGAIRYRGMLRIAGTFIGCVAALVIIMTMIRAPLLMILVCCIWAGFCTWVSSLVRIENSYAWGLSGYTALIIVITIQPEPLLTPQFAVERCSEIVIGIVCAIMADLLFSPRSIKQEVDRELDSLLVAQYQLMQLCIKHGDREEVDQAWGDLVRRTTALEGMRSNLNMESSRWTRANRRLKAIDTLSLTMITQSCETYLIQNTRPEAITDTFREFFETPVETAQEVHKQLKRLRRVIAWTGERDTPVTLYTWAGAATRYLLLKRGVIGNTKISATEEEILEGEPVVKVESAERHHAMVNFWRTTISCVLGTLFWLWTGWTSGNGAMVMIAVVTSLAMRLPNPRMVAIDFIYGTLAALPLGALYFLVILPNTQQSMLLLCLSLAVLGFFLGIEVQKRQLGSMGALASTINIIVLDNPMTFHFSQFLDSALGQIVGCVLAFLVILLVRDNSRDRTGRVLLNQFVSAAVSAMTTNVVRRKENHLPALYQQLFLLMNKFPGDLPKFRLALTMIIAHQRLRDAPIPVNDDLSAFHRQLRRTADHVISASNDDKRRRYFAQLLDELDIYQEKLRIWEAPPQVTEPVRRLVVMLHKYQQALTDS; via the coding sequence ATGGGCATTTTTTCTATTGCCAACCAGCATCTCCGCTTTGCGGTAAAACTGGCGAGCGCCATCGTTCTGGCTCTGTTTGTTGGCTTTCACTTCCAGCTTGAGACGCCGCGCTGGGCGGTGCTGACAGCTGCGATCGTCGCCGCAGGGCCAGCCTTTGCCGCGGGCGGCGAACCCTATTCCGGCGCCATCCGCTATCGTGGGATGTTACGTATTGCCGGGACGTTTATCGGCTGCGTCGCCGCGCTGGTGATCATCATGACGATGATCCGCGCGCCGCTGCTGATGATTCTGGTGTGCTGCATCTGGGCGGGATTTTGTACCTGGGTGTCGTCGCTGGTGCGCATCGAGAACTCCTATGCGTGGGGGCTGTCGGGCTATACGGCGCTGATTATCGTCATTACCATCCAGCCAGAACCGCTGCTGACGCCGCAGTTCGCCGTTGAGCGCTGTAGCGAGATTGTCATCGGGATTGTCTGCGCCATCATGGCGGATCTGCTGTTCTCCCCGCGATCCATCAAACAGGAAGTGGATCGCGAACTGGATAGCCTGCTGGTGGCGCAATATCAGCTGATGCAGCTATGCATTAAGCATGGCGACAGAGAAGAGGTGGATCAGGCCTGGGGCGATCTGGTGCGCCGGACCACGGCGCTGGAAGGGATGCGCAGCAACCTGAATATGGAGTCATCGCGCTGGACGCGCGCTAACCGTCGCCTGAAGGCGATTGACACCCTTTCGCTGACCATGATTACCCAGTCTTGTGAAACGTATCTGATCCAGAATACGCGACCGGAAGCGATCACTGATACCTTCCGTGAATTCTTTGAAACACCGGTTGAAACGGCGCAGGAGGTGCATAAGCAGCTCAAGCGCCTGCGTCGGGTGATTGCCTGGACCGGCGAGCGCGATACGCCCGTTACGCTTTATACCTGGGCCGGAGCGGCGACGCGTTACCTGCTGCTTAAGCGCGGGGTAATTGGCAATACTAAAATCAGCGCCACCGAAGAGGAGATCCTGGAGGGCGAGCCGGTGGTGAAGGTGGAATCTGCTGAACGCCATCATGCGATGGTGAACTTCTGGCGTACCACGATTTCCTGCGTGCTGGGCACATTGTTCTGGCTGTGGACCGGCTGGACCTCCGGCAACGGGGCGATGGTCATGATTGCGGTCGTCACCTCGCTCGCTATGCGGTTGCCGAATCCGCGGATGGTTGCCATCGACTTTATTTACGGCACCCTTGCCGCGCTGCCGCTGGGGGCGCTCTACTTCCTGGTGATCCTCCCCAACACTCAGCAAAGTATGCTGCTGCTGTGCCTGAGCCTTGCGGTGCTTGGCTTCTTTCTGGGTATTGAAGTGCAGAAGCGGCAGCTGGGGTCGATGGGGGCGCTGGCCAGCACCATTAACATCATCGTGCTGGATAACCCGATGACCTTTCATTTCAGCCAGTTCCTCGACAGCGCCTTAGGGCAAATTGTGGGCTGCGTGCTGGCATTTCTGGTCATCCTGCTGGTGCGGGATAACTCCCGCGATCGCACAGGACGGGTGCTGCTGAATCAGTTTGTCTCGGCGGCGGTATCGGCAATGACCACTAACGTCGTGCGACGGAAAGAGAACCATCTGCCGGCGCTGTACCAGCAGCTGTTTTTACTGATGAACAAATTCCCCGGCGACCTGCCGAAGTTCCGTCTTGCCCTGACGATGATTATCGCTCACCAGCGCCTGCGCGACGCGCCCATCCCGGTAAATGACGACCTGTCGGCGTTCCATCGCCAGCTGCGGCGCACTGCGGATCACGTGATTTCCGCCAGCAATGACGATAAGCGCCGCCGCTATTTTGCACAGTTGCTGGACGAACTGGATATCTATCAGGAAAAACTGCGGATCTGGGAAGCGCCGCCGCAGGTGACAGAGCCGGTGAGGCGTCTGGTGGTAATGCTGCACAAATACCAGCAGGCTTTGACCGACAGCTAA
- the aaeR gene encoding HTH-type transcriptional activator AaeR, with amino-acid sequence MERLKRMTVFAKVVEFGSFTAAARQLQMSVSSISQTVAKLEDELQVKLLNRSTRSIGLTEAGKIYYQGCRRMLHEVQDVHEQLYAFNNTPIGTLRIGCSSTMAQNVLAGLTATMLKEYPGLTVNLVTGIPAPDLIADGLDVVIRVGALQDSSLFSRRLGAMPMVVCAAKSYLAQYGIPEKPADLANHSWLEYSVRPDNEFELIAPEGISTRLIPQGRFVTNDPMTISRWLTAGAGVAYVPLMWVINEINRGELEILLPRYQSDPRPVYALYTEKDKLPLKVQVVINYLTDYFVDVAQLFKGMYGRGKEK; translated from the coding sequence ATGGAACGATTAAAGCGAATGACGGTGTTTGCCAAAGTGGTGGAGTTTGGTTCTTTCACCGCCGCCGCCAGGCAGTTACAAATGAGCGTTTCCTCCATCAGCCAGACCGTGGCGAAGCTGGAAGATGAGCTTCAGGTAAAGCTGCTGAACCGCAGTACGCGCAGCATTGGCCTGACCGAAGCCGGAAAAATTTATTATCAGGGCTGTCGGCGGATGCTGCACGAAGTGCAGGATGTGCATGAGCAACTTTATGCGTTTAACAACACGCCTATCGGCACGCTGCGTATCGGTTGTTCTTCAACGATGGCGCAAAATGTCCTCGCCGGACTGACGGCAACAATGCTCAAAGAGTATCCCGGCCTGACGGTCAACCTGGTGACCGGGATCCCGGCGCCGGATCTGATCGCCGACGGGCTGGACGTGGTGATCCGCGTGGGCGCGTTGCAGGATTCCAGCCTGTTTTCCCGCCGTCTGGGTGCCATGCCGATGGTGGTCTGCGCCGCCAAAAGCTATCTCGCGCAGTACGGTATACCGGAAAAGCCAGCCGACCTTGCCAACCACTCCTGGCTGGAGTACAGCGTGCGTCCGGACAACGAATTTGAACTGATCGCCCCGGAAGGCATTTCCACGCGCCTCATTCCACAGGGCCGTTTTGTCACCAACGATCCGATGACCATCAGCCGCTGGCTGACCGCTGGCGCGGGCGTCGCCTACGTACCGCTGATGTGGGTGATCAATGAGATCAATCGCGGCGAGCTGGAGATCTTATTGCCCCGCTATCAGTCCGATCCGCGACCGGTTTATGCGCTATACACCGAGAAAGACAAGCTGCCGCTCAAGGTGCAGGTAGTGATTAACTATCTGACGGATTATTTCGTCGACGTGGCGCAGTTATTTAAGGGGATGTACGGTCGGGGGAAAGAGAAGTGA
- the tnpA gene encoding IS66-like element accessory protein TnpA, with amino-acid sequence MSIIFSGHYRMEYRTWITEALRLHFEEHLPRVVAGRRLGVPKSTVCSMFVRFRRAGLSWPLPAGMSEQELDACLYGQFSTVPVVRPESTVISETPVVKKRPRRPNFPYEFKIALVEQSLQPGACVAQIARENGINDNLLFNWRHQYRKGGLLPSGKNMPALLPVTLTPEPDNKIPAPAQEPEQINTPSDSLCCELVLPAGTLRLKGKLTPALLQTLIREIKGSSH; translated from the coding sequence GGACCTGGATTACTGAAGCTTTACGCCTTCACTTCGAAGAACATTTACCTCGGGTTGTGGCCGGACGTCGCCTGGGTGTACCAAAATCAACAGTTTGTAGTATGTTCGTGCGCTTTCGGAGAGCTGGCCTTTCGTGGCCTTTGCCCGCAGGCATGTCGGAGCAGGAACTTGATGCCTGCCTTTACGGACAATTTTCCACGGTACCAGTCGTACGTCCTGAAAGCACCGTTATATCCGAAACCCCCGTGGTAAAAAAACGTCCCCGGCGGCCCAACTTCCCTTATGAGTTTAAAATCGCCTTAGTGGAGCAGTCACTGCAGCCCGGAGCCTGTGTGGCGCAGATCGCCCGGGAAAACGGAATCAACGATAACCTGCTCTTCAACTGGCGCCATCAATACCGGAAAGGTGGCCTGCTGCCTTCCGGAAAAAATATGCCGGCACTGCTTCCCGTGACGTTAACGCCGGAGCCGGATAATAAAATCCCGGCCCCCGCACAGGAACCAGAGCAGATAAATACACCGTCCGACAGTCTGTGTTGTGAGCTGGTTCTGCCGGCCGGAACTCTCAGGCTTAAAGGTAAACTGACGCCGGCGTTATTACAGACACTTATCCGCGAAATAAAAGGGAGCAGCCACTGA